The Juglans regia cultivar Chandler chromosome 11, Walnut 2.0, whole genome shotgun sequence genome contains the following window.
CATTTGATAATTGCTTGTTTCAATATTAATGTTGTATTAATGCTTGATATGTTGCCCTTGTTTTTGGGATAATAACAcgaatattttcttcaaaatttatcctggtacgtacgtacaagcTAGCTGTTTTCTCATTTTGAGGCTGATCTATACACTTTTTCCCCTTTCCAATGCTCTAGGAGAAATCTTGTACACACGACCGAccgtatatattatattcattcAAGTGATGTTCATCAGAATTAATGCATGAAttgagccatatatatataatatataattgaaatatgTTCTCAAGCCGATCGAGTTAATTAATACGTACCTTGGATACTATAGGTGGTCGTTGCTGTGCCTGTGCGTGTCAACTCAATTAGTAATTACATGAACATGCAAGAATATATAGAGATCGAGagaaacattattattattattattattattattattattattattattattattttgatacatgggGAGATCGAGGGTCGGGAATTCGATCTTTAATTTTCATAGTGAAAaatcaaagtgttatatatcaattgatccaaataattttaatgagaGAGAAACATTATTACTTGTACGTAGCATGATGTAACTGATCTTGGTGCATTAATTATTAATCCCCGTCCGACACGATTGGTTGccttagataattaattatttaggaGTCAATTAAGTCTTATGAATAATTGAGTCGTTtgtttaataaattaatgatatatatatatagtataaattaaAGGAGATATTAATTTCTCCcacaattaattattaaaaaagaaattgtgcaagtactatttttcattataaGGTCGTGGCTGCCTTGTCATTGGAGtactatttttcattattttacttCGATgcaagaatttattttaaattaaaaatggaGGATTTATCATTAAAGATTGATCAGGTTTGGGCCTAccattttttattatgattcGAATATGCCAATCCTTTGTTGTAAGCATCGAGGTTAGCAATGATGGGGAAGGCCCAATTTCATAAATaacctatatataaataaatataatatttttttttttaaaaaagaaaagaagaagcatATTTCAAACATGAAAACGTTTGGAAATcattaataatatgaaaatataaaaagaaaacccaaagtCAAGTACTAAACTCAATATTATATCATCATGTGTGTACATTATCTTCgaaatttataataagaaaaaaaatccaaattaagTCGTTATGGGTGGTTAATTGTGAAAAGGGAGCTAGAACTCTTTGCTTTGTAATTAGTAtccttatatatatgtacaacgGGTTAACTCAAGTAGTAAAGATTTTAGATTTGAGAGTATGCTCTCTCATATCTATGCAGGTTCAAACCCTCTTGGATGTAAATAATCTTTAGAGATCAtcaaattaagatattttttcattaaattaccGAAGACTTGTGTACATTCGAAATTAGTTGGAATGTTGTTCCTGAACAGGTACttgtgccaataaaaaaaaattaatctccttaattaatatatgcattctttattatatggatatatacaatgaaaaaaaaaaaaaaaaactgcaccCATTACCTTTTGGCTTTTAGCTTCTTCTAGTTGGATGTGCATTGGCAAAGGAATCGCATCGATCTTTATTAATTACTTAATCTGCgtgatttaataattacttgtTAGGCTATATTAATATTGGTTTTGACGAGATGACCAAAAGCTATGAAAATTACGAGGATCATGTTACgcatattaattatattcataCATCAATTTTACAGTGTCTAGAATATTATTACCTCAAAAGAACATGTTACACACGGTGCCTGATCTGCAACTTTCTGGGAGACAAGGATACGCTAGAAGAATACctcaaagaaaaatgatagaattatTATTGTATAACAACTTGTTAATTTAGAACTATGTAATAAagcaatattattttaattttaatttttacttttgatttgatgggtttaaaatttaataaaaatattattatatttaaaattatatatagattgtgaatatattgtaaGCCTATCGATCACTAAAGCTCATACCTCAAAACAATTAGCATTCGTATATGTTTGTTTGAACTTCAAATCTTATATGACCGCCCGGTCCGTCCACATGATTTTAAATTGGAttgtaaaaatagttgtaaaaatgTTGTATGCATGTTATAATTCTATTGCGGTAATCTTGGGTGTCCTCAGCAATGTGTGACCACTGTCCAATATTTAATTCTGATTAATGGGTATCCTCAGCAAGGTTTTGTATCTTTCAAGGGGTTTGAGACAAAAAGATCCTCTATTTCCTTATCTTTTTCTCTTATGTACAGAGTGTTGGGGAACATATTGGACAAAGCACAAGGAAAGGGTCTCATCTcaagtttttcttttgcaaGAGAATCCTTATTAATCAACCAcctcttttttgcagatgatagcttATTTTTTTGTAAGGCTAATGTTCTTGAATGCAACAGACTCTTCATGTTGCTTAATTTATATGAAACAACTTCAGGCCAAAGGTTGAACTTAGACAAGTATTCCATGTTTTTTAGCAGCAACATAGGAGTGGACATCAAAGAAGCTATTCTCCATTCTGTTGGCTTAAGGGAAGCAAGATGCTATGAGAAGTACTTGGGCCTACCTGCTTATGTAGGCAAGAACAAACTGACAGCCTTTAGACCTATTCTGGAAAGTATCAGATCTAAGATGCAAAACTGGATTGTGAAGTTTTTATCACAAGCTGGGAAGGAGGTGCTCCTCAAATCCATAGTGTAAGCAATCCCAACATACTGTATGAGCATCTTTAAATTACCAAAAGCTATTTTGAAAGCCATTAACAAATTGATGCAACAATTTTGGTGGGGCTCAAGGGGTGACAAGTCCAAAACACACTAGTTACCTTGGAAACAACTTGGGAAAACAAGGAAGGAAGGGGCACTAGGCTACAGAGATTTCGAGAATTTTAACTTTGAACTATTAGCTAAGCAAGGGGGGCGATTGGTGTAGCAGCCTCACAGTTTAGCAGCTCAAGTACTTAAGGCAAAATACTACCATAAGTCCAACTTTTTACATAGCAAGATGGGTAGCAACCCTTTAGATCTCTAGAGGAGCTTTATGGCAGCAAGACCTGCTCCTGCTCTAGTGGAGGGTCTGTTTTGGAATATTGGGAATTGAGAGACTGTCAAAGTTTGGCATGATAAGTGATTACCAAAACCAAGCTCATTTAGGGTTCAGTTTGTAAGGAGAGAGTTGGATGAAAATGCATTGGTAAGCTGCCTTATTGACAAACAAAGTTGTTCATGGAAGACTACATTGATATTTGATAACTTTGAGCCTGAGGAAGCACGTTGATTTGTAGAATTCCTTTAAGTATTCATAGCGCCCCTAACAAGCTCATTTGGAGATGCACTAAGGATGAGAAATTTATTGTTAAGAGCGCTTGCTCTTTTATTAATGAGGTCGAAGGCAGGGCAATGGGGCAGACTTCAACTGGTTCCTTCCTTTAAGCAGGAACTGTGGCCTAAAGTATGGAAATTGGGAGTACCTAATGCTACAAAGATGTTGCATTGGAGTGCATGTCATGAGTCTCTGCCCACAAAACATAatctgtttaaaaagaaaagtatgaACTCCCCTTTTTGTCCAGTGTGTTTTATTGAGGTTGAAACTATCACACATGCTCTTTGGCCCTGTATATCAGTGCAAGATATCTAGGGGGTTTGTTCCAAAAGACTATAGAAATTTAAACTAACGGATTCTTCTTTCATAGATCTCTTATCCAATATACTGTCTTGGATGGAGATACTATGGATGAGGTTGTTGTAACAGTTTATCAAGTTTGGAAAAGAAGGAATAAGCTGGTATTTGAGGAAGGGTTCTGGTCTTCAGAAGCAGTAGTCAAGTTGGTTAAGCAGTTAGTAAGTGAATTCAAGGAAACAAATTTGAAACCTGCAGTTGGCTCAGCACTGATCACAACAAGAGAATGCAAATGGAAAGCCCCTCCTTTAAACTTCATCAAAGCAAACTGGGATGCAGCTGTGGATAATATTCATTGCAGGATTAGTATTGGAGTTGTGCTTAGAAACTCAAGTGGACATATTATTGCAAGCTTAAGATCTCAAATGGATTCTTTTCCAGATACTCACCTAGCAAAGACAATTGCAGCCCTCAAAGCTTTAATTCTATGTCAACAGCTTGACCTAACACATATTATATTGGAAAGGGATGCGCAACAGGTGGTCAAGGATATCCAGAGCAGTCACGAGATTTGGACCTCAGTTGGCATGATTGTTAGAGACATCAAAGCGCTACTTACTAAGATGTCTAGATGgtttatcaattttattcctagaacttgtaattttttggcTCATAATCTTGCAAGGGATGCATTGAAactctctgaggagagcattACTTTGGAGGGTCTTCCCCTTTGTATTCATcatatgtgattatttatgaataagagatctattcttttttttaaaaaatcttggGTTGCTTCCTCTTTAAGATTAGTTAATTCTATGGGTGGTAATATGTGTCACGACTCGTGAATCCAACACGAATACAATATGAAATTAGTGGGTTCgggtttgatataaatgagtcGGGTTAAAACAAGCTAACCCTTTAAGGCACGATTAATAAACGGGTCAATAATGGATCAACCCGCAAGAACTCTATTGAGGACTTGTTTCGCACCCTGCCAATCTCCACGCCCAACTCTATATTAAGGAAACTTGGTGGCCCGAAGTGTTAGAAAATACCTTCGACGCCTAAATTAGATTTTACTTTAGAGATTTAGAGAGTTTGGGATAAAAGCATGAGTTTGAATTGCATCTATATCAAGGCTTTTATACCCCATTTTCTGGTGGGGTCACTATTCTCTTTGTGCATGGGGTGTCCACCCCCTGCCCTAGGCGGCATGTCGTCGCATTTAATGCGGCAACTACTGTCAAGGACCAGATCTTCTGCCATGATCTCTTGTCAATGGCCCACATCAGGgcatttaatgtggcgtggATGGAGACGTGCCCATGTGGATGTTGTCCCATCTTTTCTGTGCTGGTATGGGCCTTTTTCTCACCATTCACTGGACCCTTATCATCTGGGCTTTTTGCCTTGGTGAAATGGACCAGGCCCAGCCCATCGGGAGACGAATATGTCCTTCCAAACcggtttaaattttatttcaaaattacattttattattgttgggttgtaattgtaacgccccggtcctgcacggatcggagagttacttcctagcacttaaactctcattccaacaatataaaaaaatagactccaaatttccaatattagttagaaaatttgattcaatctaatttccttaatataaccaattttcagaatgccaagtcatcacaacacaataaaatttcttaataaaattcgacaatactcataaaaaaacttcctatgcttgaaccactacacttaaatcatttcacctaatgcctcataatcttgatcctcagctgaaccatcataatatctgaaaaatattgtggagataaggggtgagttatcaacaactcagtaagcagagagcatatactagcatgtaaacatgagcatttataaagttcagtatgcagaacaagacatttactttcagaatgcagaaacaacatattttctttcagaatgcataaacaaaacttgttacaaaacatcagagtgaaatttttcagaaaaacaaacttgttctaaaaaagaaagtcctttggcatatccaactgaaacattatattcatatcatctcatagcatcacatcgggataaattaccatgtttaacccccgtggtagggttataaaccaccattatacccgtggctgggccgtattccatgtttcacccccgtggtagggttataaaccaccattatacctgtggctgagccgtattccatgtttcaccctcgtggcagggttataaaccactattatacccgtggctgggccgtataccatttttcacccccgtggtagggttataaatcaccattatacccgtggttgggccttaacagaaacagaacagaacatCATTGGaaacagatcacattcagataccgattcagaacttcatgccaaggtctttcagatgacacatcatattaaaacaaaatactgaaaagcttcagatcatttcacgtgttcgaaataaacagacaccaaaacatcttcatttattcaaagcaaaaacttttagactttcatattcgctctttttgtatagttcagaaacataatgcataaaactagctcatgtctacactagtcatgacagaaaatactttctcttatagaatttatgcatatgcagaacaaacatctgaggtcgtttttagatttcttttcaaaaataaacatgaatatttttaaagtcaacctcatttcatttcttttatgcaaaactagtatataaaccccgcttacctagacaacttagcttttcagaatttttctcaaaaaaatcgaatcgaatataaatcgtcacctataaaaaaataatcacataatttccgtaagttttcaatcaatcacggatttcgatatttaagcctaaacttctaaaataacctattttaatatctcaaaacttaaaaccctcataatcccaaaatatatcatcacttcctaaaaatcaccaatatccaccatgactaacgtcaaactcaaaacaccaatatttaaacccgaaacagccaaaaaatttcaaagcataaaccaatctcacacaaacaattccatcatccaatccaaccaacccccttacccctcggactcagtctggcacaaccaacaaattcacagtaaatatgaattagcgtaaaaatacatttaaatctcaaaagttctttgggaaaaatacttataatgctataatataatttttgaaagatcacgtaggtgctagaagcggcaacgcagtaacaaaacagtgcgaaatgcactgtggccgtgggtctcaaaaacccacttttgaacgggtgtaaacgaagacccgagattgatagggtagggcctagggatgtcggtgaagatagtggtggtggtggttggccgtgggtggcggcgcaaagggtggttgaaaCGCAAAACTATCtaaaacggaaatattgatggtggggcttcactggtgacagatcggaggtggggttgggtccattggcttgctaggaggtcgaggatgatgtggtgagaagatggtggctggaggtggtgcgacggcggcgcagcagcgcaaggagtgccgcggcttggtgatgCACGTGAGAGCTAATGGCAGCGCGGTTGGGGCTAAGATTAcaggggggtggtcgccggtggctggggaggACGGTTGGCcaggcggtgtcgcgcacggcggcgcgaggcGGCGGGGTTGGGTGGATGAAGGAACGAACGGAGAGAGGGAAGGGGAGAGTCGTGCGCGCGCGAGAAGAGGCCagggaagaaaggaaagaaaaaaaaaagaaaggaaaagaagaaaagaagaaaaagaaaagaggaaagagaaaatgtaggaaaagaaatgaggtccaattctcacatcttgggtcacaaaaaagatccaacggaaacgattttaaaatagtaagtgaaataaaataatttaaacgtagtgattaaaaataaaataaataattaaatccaacaagaagttaatttaatatgaaaagaaaattaaatgcataacaataatccttcaattaaaaaaaaatacactaaaaaaaaatacagggtGTCCTTCCAAACcggtttaaattttatttcaaaattacattttattattgttaggttgtaatattaatatttcttaatatacttatgtttttattgttgagattgtaattttggatctgtgctcatatttgttattataggatttgtaatattgatgttattataggttaaaatttaaaaaattttgatatttaaattttgttagtAGGtactcttattatttttttagatattgtgactactaataaatatagattttaattttcatgtgaaattatattaatcatgtcaAATTTATTGTGTGTCAGTTTGAAATGAGTTGTGTCGTGTTgacttatttctaattaattattaaatgggtcAAAATGGGTGACATGACATGACCCGTTATTTAAATAGTTCGGGTTAGAGTTTGACATGTTTAGCTTAACAAGTCGGGTTCGGATTGATTCATTTATAGTCGAATGTCcatgacttgacacgacacgacacgacacgacacgaacatgaCCTGTAAACACGAATTTTCAACCCTGCCTAATTCATCATCTGAACCAAAATTggatcttttttatattaataactttaaTTTGCTAAAGAAGTTTACTCGGACTGATTTTTACATTCTTaatagtaggggtgtaaccggtccggtccggtccggttttggataaaatctaggaccgaaccggtatgtaccggttttatatttttcaaaaccgattacgcaccggttaccctcctaaaccggtacttccggttttaccggtttccggtcccggttttccagttttttaaaaatataaatttcacaatttgtcattaaaaatttgtttataaaaaaaaaaaaattgatttaaaaaaaactgttttatacttttattaatatattaaactatataatagtattaatattagactattggtatagttataagttatatattagtattagttataaacttttagtgatttagtattaacattttatgtaataatttataaattataataagaaattatttcatatatgaatatatatgttatatataaaatttcacataaaaatttataattatatattatatataaaacttatatatattaatatttaatatatataaaatattttgtataaaacttatatataaaaatattattttttattttttttaatcaaccggtccgctccggtccaaaaaattccggaaccggaaccggaccggaaccggccggtttttacgttttaaaaacaggttccggaccggaccggttcaaaaccggtccggttcggtccggtccggtccggttttccggtttgagtttacacccctacttaatAGTCTCAATATACCTAAAGTCCCAATcaagcaaaaacaaataaaatatatagccTGGTCTAAGCAGGCACAGGGACGTGTAAAGCTAAATACGGATGGAAGTAGTCTAGGGAATCCAGGCGTGTCGGGGGCTGGAGGTGTTATTCGGGACATGCAAGGAGCGttgttgttagcattttcaaaGAATCTCGGGTATGGTAATACCACTTATGCAGAGTTACGAGCGCTGGTGGAGGGTGTTAAACATtgtaaaaacatgaatttcGGTGCAGTAgatattgaaatggattctaaagTGATTCTATCATGGTTGAAGAATAAAAGATGCGGCATCTGGTATTTAGAcgatttttgggaggaattgcAACTTTTGCTCACAAATATGGATACAAGGTTTATGCATgttcatagggaaggaaatgcggttgcggattggttagctagaAGGGGTGCAAGAGAAGGTGAAGTGGAATGGAAGAATATGAGTGAGATCTCTCCTCTGTTGCGGGGCTTGATCAGAGTAAATAAGTGGGGTCTTCCATCAATTAGGCGTAAGAGCTAGATGCTGGGTTTAAGTGGTGCGGAAGTGTTGGAAGTTCTGTGCAGATTATGGGCTCAACTGCTGTTTAACTAACGCGcaagaattaaaattttctgaTACGTGGAGGCGAGGATCATTGTGATAGTTATTgtgtctcttttatttttggttttgcttTTATAGGCAGGTATATGTTATTGTTAGTATAGGTTGATGTTTTTAGGTGGTTTTGTtagtttggttttggttttgtttggttggataCATGTGATGGTAttagtgtgttttttttttttaaaatcccgAGTGTCGGTTTTGTTaccacgattttcctccgccataagtgagggttattaataaaattgagacgGGGTCACTATTAGACATGGGGCTTCTgactcttctttaaaaaaaaaaaactttaatttgcTAAATGAGCCacactcctatatatatatacggatatctaaaaagaaaaaaaaaatcacaagctatattaattattcaattattataattatataaagaagaCACATTGAGATTAACTATCTAGCTAGCAAGTACTTTAGAATGAGAACTATTAATTCGTTTCTGAAATAATTAAGCAAATTAGTGGAAAGTACGTAGGTACGTAGTTTGTCGGTTTACAGATCACTTTGGTATATATATTCGGCTTAATTTGTGTGGCACGAGccttcctagctagctaatacTTGCAAGATCAATAACTTTGTAAATTAAGATTGAACAAAGATATGAATTGTCGTTTGATTGGACAATGTTTAAGGGACTCATGaccaagtaattaattaataatccgTTGCGttccacattatatatataaatatatatagtgatcagAAATATCACCATCTTTGAAAGCTGTAAAATGCAGTCTTCCAGTCATTTACATGcaactcatgatcatgatgatctgcTCTTCGGATTACAACtcattctaattaattatcttaattaagattagtagaaataaattgacaGCTTAAACATGTTATTCATAggtgataaataatatttgcagtcatagatTGCGTAAGTGTcatgcgttttttttttttttaaaagtaagtaaatataagacttacattaaaaaattaattttttaataatagactcttcTATTTTTTAGAAAGAATATATGACGCTTAAACAATTCATGACTATATCTATGCACCGATTGCATGCAAGCAGCCTTTAATTGGATTTAGAGACTCTCTTGCCTAGctagctaaatatatatatatatatatatataattattggtATAGATTAATGGGTCATATATAGATATTGAAAAGAATATTCTTTTCcctcaaaggaaaagaagataaattaacatgatataTACATTCTGGGacattatgttatatatatatatatatatatgtgtgtgtgtgtgtgttatgcTTTATGATCTAATTCCTGGCCTCATCGCATGCATGGCTACCTATAGTATTTGCATTTGAAGtgctttttaaatatgaaatagGCAGAAATTCGTTCTCTTTTAACTATACGTATAGTTTTAAGGGCTGAACGTACTACGGGTAATTAGTACTACGTGTGAGAAATAATATTGCATGGCATGTATTTCTTTCAGAGAAATTGA
Protein-coding sequences here:
- the LOC118349869 gene encoding uncharacterized protein LOC118349869 produces the protein MDEVVVTVYQVWKRRNKLVFEEGFWSSEAVVKLVKQLVSEFKETNLKPAVGSALITTRECKWKAPPLNFIKANWDAAVDNIHCRISIGVVLRNSSGHIIASLRSQMDSFPDTHLAKTIAALKALILCQQLDLTHIILERDAQQVVKDIQSSHEIWTSVGMIVRDIKALLTKMSRWFINFIPRTCNFLAHNLARDALKLSEESITLEGLPLCIHHM